In Lepidochelys kempii isolate rLepKem1 chromosome 8, rLepKem1.hap2, whole genome shotgun sequence, a single genomic region encodes these proteins:
- the IL12B gene encoding interleukin-12 subunit beta yields the protein MSHLLLVLLLLFSLAIPLEAKWKLRENVYVIESEWTQEAPAEEVELTCNVSEDQSMSVYWMKDKEIIGTDKILTISVKEFPDAGNYTCHKSDTHEILSYYFFLITKKDSSRQISKWILKSFKEPNNMTFLKCEAKNYSGIFICSWKTENESPNVKFTIKNLKGTQEDASGSVICGSPVSQRYELETKYTVNCQKTNHCPFAEEHQPIEMFLEVIDETQYDNCTSSFFIRDIIKPDPPECEHVVKNGTVTWKYPRTWSTPKSYFPLTFKVNAEGESYDTDEQFIRFATTSKLDKIYVQARDRYYNSSWSDWKLCR from the exons ATGTCTCATCTACTCTTGGTCCTACTTTTGTTATTTTCCCTTGCAATCCCTCTGGAAGCGAAGTGGAAACTGCGGGAGAATG TTTATGTGATAGAGTCAGAGTGGACTCAGGAGGCACCAGCTGAAGAAGTAGAGCTCACCTGTAATGTATCTGAAGACCAATCTATGTCGGTCTACTGGATGAAGGATAAGGAAATAATAGGAACTGACAAGATATTAACAATTTCAGTCAAGGAATTTCCAGATGCTGGCAACTACACCTGTCACAAAAGTGATACCCACGAGATTTTAAGCTACTATTTTTTCCTTATTACCAAAAAAGACtcaagtaggcaaatatctaagtGGATTCTAAAAAGTTTTAAAG AGCCAAACaacatgacatttttaaaatgtgaggcAAAGAATTACTCAGGGATTTTCATATGCTCATGGAAGACAGAAAATGAGAGTCCAAATGTGAAGTTCACAATCAAAAATCTAAAAGG AACTCAAGAGGATGCATCTGGAAGTGTAATCTGTGGAAGCCCTGTGTCTCAACGCTATGAACTAGAGACAAAGTACACAGTCAATTGTCAGAAAACCAACCACTGCCCATTTGCTGAGGAACACCAGCCCATTGAGATGTTCCTGGAGGTCATTGATGAGACACAGTATGACAACTGCACCAGCAGCTTCTTCATCCGAGATATCA TAAAACCTGACCCACCTGAGTGTGAGCATGTGGTCAAAAATGGCACAGTGACTTGGAAATACCCCAGAACATGGAGCACACCAAAGTCTTATTTCCCTTTGACATTTAAGGTCAACGCTGAAGGCGAG TCTTATGATACTGATGAACAGTTCATTCGCTTTGCAACGACAAGCAAGCTAGACAAGATCTACGTCCAGGCCAGAGATCGGTATTACAATTCATCTTGGAGTGATTGGAAGCTCTGCAGGTAA